A DNA window from Patagioenas fasciata isolate bPatFas1 chromosome 1, bPatFas1.hap1, whole genome shotgun sequence contains the following coding sequences:
- the RPL31 gene encoding large ribosomal subunit protein eL31, with protein sequence MAPAKKGGEKKKGRSAINEVVTREYTINIHKRIHGVGFKKRAPRALKEIRKFAMKEMGTPDVRIDTRLNKAVWAKGIRNVPYRIRVRLSRKRNEDEDSPNKLYTLVTYVPVTTFKGLQTVNVDEN encoded by the exons ATGGCTCCTGCGAAGAAAGGTGGCGAGAAGAAGAAGGGACGCTCTGCCATCAATGAGGTAGTAACGAGGGAATATACCATCAACATTCACAAGCGGATCCATGGCGT GGGTTTCAAGAAACGAGCACCGCGTGCTCTTAAAGAAATCCGCAAGTTTGCGATGAAAGAAATGGGTACTCCTGACGTTCGCATTGACACCAGATTGAACAAAGCAGTCTGGGCTAAAGGAATAAG GAATGTTCCTTACCGTATCCGTGTGCGTTTGTCCAGAAAACGCAATGAGGATGAAGATTCGCCAAACAAGCTATACACACTGGTTACCTATGTACCAGTCACAACATTCAAAG gtctACAGACAGTCAATGTGGATGAAAATTAA